Proteins encoded by one window of Bacteroides sp.:
- a CDS encoding TonB-dependent receptor plug domain-containing protein encodes VLRAEMGDEELEVNITGTRELANASLLAQSKGESLFFEQTPGGERTATFRIPLNIFPSGIAQLVLFSAEGIPQAERLLFVNHDDQVYFDMQARVLRSGEETALSIDVLASDEEGNPLAGNYSVAVQYGDVGERTRFDNIFSNLLLGSDLNGRVEEPAQYFDYSQDDPEAMVDMLMLTQTWQRFSWSGLLGATMPDIESNPSYGIDVSGTLVGKQDQLGVANAEVRLRLVENPSQTYQSKTDGEGKFLFKGLPLFDVTMVEIIPPMIAGRQLPEVLLDSTGRIDPGIDPLLYVPNANTLMQQITERGKEWSRPRGTRRGVSPERGEQLYGTPDQTIYINDIEPYSSILDVLRDKAIGLSISPSGFITIRGATSINYQSAPLFFVDGVESEGAFLSLHPRDVERIEIFKGASTAAFGARGAAGALAAYSKRRDFQAELLTSSMFLINGLHVPKAFMSEPESIAAFDTINTVKTLFWAPQLQSGEEGIANFQFRPIPGVTQYRIIIQGVGEDGKVGYAEFILGN; translated from the coding sequence CGTGCTCAGGGCTGAAATGGGGGATGAGGAACTTGAAGTCAATATTACAGGCACGCGTGAATTAGCAAACGCTTCACTGCTGGCCCAATCAAAGGGAGAATCGTTGTTTTTTGAGCAAACACCGGGTGGTGAAAGAACGGCAACCTTCAGAATTCCCCTTAACATTTTTCCTTCTGGCATTGCGCAACTGGTATTATTCTCAGCAGAAGGAATTCCGCAAGCGGAAAGACTGCTTTTTGTCAATCACGATGACCAGGTTTATTTTGATATGCAAGCCAGGGTGTTGCGATCGGGGGAGGAAACCGCCCTGAGCATTGATGTGCTGGCCAGCGATGAGGAGGGAAATCCACTGGCAGGCAATTACTCGGTTGCCGTTCAATATGGTGATGTCGGGGAAAGAACCCGCTTTGATAATATATTCAGCAACCTTCTCTTGGGCTCCGACTTGAATGGCAGGGTAGAAGAACCAGCACAATATTTCGATTACAGCCAGGATGATCCTGAAGCTATGGTTGATATGCTTATGCTGACCCAGACCTGGCAACGTTTTTCCTGGTCAGGGTTGCTGGGCGCCACAATGCCTGATATTGAATCCAATCCTTCATATGGAATAGATGTGAGCGGGACCCTGGTCGGTAAACAGGATCAACTTGGAGTGGCCAATGCAGAAGTCAGGTTACGGTTAGTGGAAAACCCTTCTCAGACTTATCAGAGCAAGACAGACGGCGAGGGCAAGTTTCTTTTTAAGGGGCTTCCCCTTTTTGATGTTACCATGGTTGAAATTATCCCACCCATGATTGCGGGAAGGCAATTACCTGAAGTGTTGCTGGATTCCACGGGAAGGATTGATCCGGGAATTGATCCATTACTTTATGTGCCCAATGCAAATACCCTGATGCAGCAAATTACTGAAAGAGGGAAGGAGTGGAGCCGTCCAAGGGGCACCCGGAGAGGCGTTTCCCCTGAAAGGGGAGAACAACTGTATGGCACCCCCGATCAGACCATTTATATCAATGATATTGAACCGTATTCTTCCATTCTTGATGTGCTGAGAGATAAGGCTATTGGTTTGAGTATTTCCCCTTCAGGGTTTATTACGATTCGGGGCGCAACCAGCATTAATTATCAAAGTGCCCCGCTGTTTTTTGTAGATGGTGTTGAAAGTGAGGGTGCATTTTTAAGTTTACATCCCAGGGATGTGGAGCGAATCGAGATTTTCAAGGGAGCCAGCACAGCTGCCTTTGGGGCCCGGGGGGCTGCCGGGGCCCTGGCCGCCTACTCCAAACGCCGTGACTTTCAGGCTGAACTTTTAACCTCCAGTATGTTCCTGATCAATGGGTTGCATGTACCAAAAGCATTTATGAGTGAACCGGAAAGCATAGCAGCTTTTGACACCATCAATACCGTGAAGACTCTTTTTTGGGCTCCTCAATTGCAGTCCGGTGAAGAGGGGATTGCAAACTTTCAGTTCCGTCCTATTCCTGGGGTAACCCAATACCGAATTATTATCCAAGGGGTTGGAGAGGATGGCAAGGTTGGTTATGCAGAGTTTATCCTTGGGAACTGA
- the pdxA gene encoding 4-hydroxythreonine-4-phosphate dehydrogenase PdxA, whose amino-acid sequence MENELEKQASIRVGITHGDVNGIGYEVIMKTLADVRVLEFFTPIVYGSSKVASYHRKAIDLHDFNFNIVKSAEFAQEGKANLVNIYPQEIKIDLGQCTDIAGEVAYLALEAATEDLKRGHIDALVTAPINKQNIQSEAFQFPGHTEYLSKKFGVSESLMLMVSHHMRIGVITGHVPLSEVPGMISKELILKKTRLMHQSLTRDFGIRKPRIAILGLNPHAGDKGVIGIEEQQVIIPAIQQAFDEGMLVFGPYPADGFFGSAAFSQFDGILAMYHDQGLIPFKALSFKSGVNFTAGLPYVRTSPAHGTAYNIAGRNEASPDAFRESVYLAIDVVRNRHMYEEVTANPLSASSLDADTDSDRNALKELPENGD is encoded by the coding sequence ATGGAAAACGAACTCGAAAAGCAGGCCTCCATCCGCGTTGGGATTACCCATGGAGATGTGAATGGCATAGGATATGAGGTTATAATGAAAACCCTGGCGGATGTCAGGGTGCTTGAATTTTTTACCCCTATTGTATATGGTTCTTCGAAAGTGGCTAGTTATCACCGCAAAGCCATTGATTTGCACGACTTCAATTTCAACATTGTAAAATCGGCTGAGTTTGCCCAGGAGGGTAAAGCTAACCTGGTCAATATTTACCCTCAGGAGATCAAGATCGACCTTGGACAATGCACGGATATTGCCGGTGAAGTGGCTTATCTTGCCCTGGAGGCTGCCACCGAAGACCTGAAGAGAGGGCATATCGATGCCCTGGTTACCGCGCCCATCAACAAACAGAATATCCAAAGCGAGGCTTTTCAATTTCCCGGACACACGGAATACTTGTCGAAGAAGTTCGGGGTCAGCGAGAGCCTGATGCTGATGGTTAGCCATCATATGCGTATAGGGGTCATCACGGGTCACGTACCCCTTTCAGAGGTTCCCGGGATGATTTCCAAAGAACTTATACTAAAGAAAACCCGTCTGATGCATCAATCGCTTACCCGTGATTTCGGTATCAGGAAGCCCCGTATCGCGATCCTGGGGCTGAATCCTCACGCCGGCGACAAGGGCGTTATAGGCATTGAAGAACAGCAGGTGATCATTCCGGCCATTCAGCAAGCCTTTGATGAAGGCATGCTGGTTTTTGGGCCTTATCCTGCCGATGGGTTCTTTGGCTCTGCGGCCTTCAGCCAGTTTGATGGGATTCTTGCCATGTATCACGATCAGGGCTTAATTCCTTTCAAGGCGTTATCCTTTAAGAGTGGCGTGAATTTTACGGCAGGCTTGCCCTATGTGCGTACCAGCCCAGCCCATGGTACCGCTTATAATATTGCTGGCAGGAACGAAGCCTCGCCGGATGCTTTCCGTGAGTCGGTTTACCTGGCCATCGATGTGGTCAGGAACCGTCATATGTATGAAGAGGTCACAGCCAATCCTTTGTCGGCCTCTTCCCTCGATGCCGATACCGACAGCGATCGCAATGCCTTAAAAGAGCTTCCTGAGAACGGGGATTAA
- a CDS encoding bifunctional UDP-N-acetylmuramoyl-tripeptide:D-alanyl-D-alanine ligase/alanine racemase translates to MPAYKLTRLCEMAGGQLYGASPPDVSIRHLLTDSRRLLSPATTLFVAIVTPKNDGHQYIGSLFERGLRCFLVSNLPAEDFPMRREAVFILVKDTLEALQQLAAAHRAAFPLSVVAITGSNGKTIVKEWLFQLLSEKMPVVRNPRSYNSQLGVPLSLWQIEEEHRLGIFEAGISQPGEMEKLERMLAPQTGIFTNIGPAHDEGFPARESKIREKLKLFSNAKSLVYCRDHAELDHYIRKWQAGHPGVQLFSWSLKPGADIYVSALRRKDASTHIRLEYKDKSFDFTIPFTDQASIENALHCMAFLCFKGFSNGWISEKMPQLQPVAMRMEMKEGINNCLVINDSYNNDLYALSIALDFLNSQTRLPKKTLILSDILQTGMPPVSLYAEVAAMIKARGVGRFIGIGQGLVDCKDYFDANARFFETTGDFLRNFDPSAFSHEAILLKGARVFGFERISNLLQQKDHQTILEVNLDALVHNLNVFRSFLNPGVKVMAMVKAFSYGSGSVEVAGVLQYYHADYLAVAYADEGKDLRKGGIHIPIVVMNPEVYNFGVLQKFRLEPEVYSLKLLHKLAMASREFEGVNAENPFPVHLKMDTGMHRLGFLPEELDALIAGLAENPQIKVASVFSHMAASDESAHDDFTQKQIRDFQEMSQKIRNSVGYDFLQHINNSAAITRFPASQFDMVRLGIGLYGVSAEPALQGLLQHVSTFRSVVSQVKRIPPGESIGYSRAARSQEEMEIAIVPVGYADGLNRQLSNGAGHLLVKGQKAPIVGNISMDMCAIDVSGLDVKEGDEVIIFGAQLPVTEMAKALNTIPYEVLTSISQRVKRVYFQE, encoded by the coding sequence ATGCCTGCATACAAGTTGACAAGACTTTGTGAAATGGCCGGGGGACAGCTTTATGGCGCTTCCCCGCCGGATGTTTCAATCAGGCATTTACTCACCGATAGCCGCAGGTTACTTTCACCTGCAACCACCCTTTTCGTGGCCATCGTGACGCCCAAGAATGATGGACACCAATACATAGGCTCTTTGTTTGAACGCGGGCTGCGCTGTTTTTTGGTGTCGAATCTGCCGGCTGAAGATTTCCCGATGCGCAGGGAGGCAGTATTCATCCTGGTTAAGGACACGCTGGAAGCCCTGCAGCAATTAGCTGCTGCACACCGTGCTGCTTTTCCTTTGTCGGTGGTGGCTATCACGGGCAGCAACGGGAAGACCATCGTGAAAGAGTGGCTTTTTCAGCTGCTTTCCGAAAAAATGCCCGTGGTGCGAAACCCCCGCAGCTACAACTCTCAACTGGGTGTCCCACTCTCTTTATGGCAGATAGAGGAAGAACACCGGCTGGGGATCTTTGAGGCCGGGATTTCTCAGCCCGGCGAAATGGAGAAGCTTGAACGTATGCTCGCCCCGCAGACTGGCATTTTTACCAATATAGGGCCTGCCCATGATGAAGGTTTTCCCGCCAGGGAAAGCAAAATCCGTGAGAAACTTAAGCTGTTTAGTAACGCCAAATCGCTTGTCTATTGCCGTGATCATGCTGAACTCGATCACTATATCCGAAAGTGGCAGGCTGGACATCCTGGGGTGCAATTGTTTTCGTGGTCACTGAAACCTGGGGCGGATATATATGTCAGCGCTTTAAGAAGGAAGGATGCTTCCACACATATCCGTTTGGAATACAAAGATAAATCCTTTGATTTTACCATTCCTTTCACCGATCAGGCTTCTATTGAGAACGCGCTTCACTGCATGGCTTTTCTTTGCTTTAAGGGGTTTAGCAATGGGTGGATCAGTGAAAAGATGCCCCAGTTGCAGCCTGTAGCCATGCGTATGGAAATGAAGGAAGGCATCAACAATTGCCTGGTTATCAACGACAGCTATAACAATGACCTGTACGCCCTGTCCATCGCCCTCGATTTCCTGAACAGCCAGACAAGGCTTCCTAAAAAAACGCTGATCCTGTCGGATATCCTGCAAACGGGGATGCCTCCGGTATCATTATATGCCGAGGTCGCTGCCATGATTAAAGCAAGGGGAGTGGGGCGTTTCATCGGCATTGGCCAGGGACTTGTGGACTGCAAGGATTATTTTGATGCGAACGCCCGCTTCTTTGAAACAACAGGAGATTTCCTTCGAAATTTTGATCCCTCAGCATTCAGTCATGAGGCTATTTTGCTGAAGGGTGCCAGGGTATTTGGCTTTGAACGTATCAGCAACCTGTTGCAGCAAAAGGATCACCAGACCATTCTGGAGGTGAACCTTGATGCCCTGGTGCATAACCTCAATGTTTTTCGTTCATTCCTGAACCCCGGGGTGAAAGTGATGGCGATGGTGAAAGCCTTTTCATACGGCAGCGGCAGCGTTGAGGTGGCAGGGGTGCTGCAGTATTACCACGCTGATTACCTGGCAGTGGCCTATGCCGATGAGGGCAAGGACCTTCGCAAAGGGGGTATCCATATTCCAATTGTGGTGATGAATCCAGAGGTTTACAACTTCGGGGTCCTGCAAAAATTCCGCCTTGAGCCGGAAGTATACAGCCTGAAGCTTCTTCACAAGCTGGCCATGGCCTCCAGGGAATTTGAAGGGGTTAACGCTGAAAATCCCTTTCCTGTTCACCTGAAGATGGATACCGGTATGCACCGCCTGGGTTTTCTTCCTGAAGAGCTCGATGCATTGATTGCAGGGTTGGCTGAGAATCCTCAAATTAAGGTTGCTTCCGTATTCTCCCATATGGCGGCAAGTGATGAATCGGCTCACGATGATTTTACCCAAAAGCAGATCAGGGACTTCCAGGAAATGAGCCAAAAGATCCGGAATAGCGTTGGGTATGATTTCCTGCAACACATTAACAACTCAGCTGCCATCACCCGTTTTCCGGCGTCCCAATTTGACATGGTTCGTCTGGGGATAGGCCTGTATGGTGTTTCTGCAGAGCCTGCCCTTCAGGGACTGCTTCAACACGTGAGCACATTCCGTTCGGTGGTTTCCCAGGTGAAGCGCATCCCGCCCGGAGAAAGCATTGGCTACAGCCGTGCCGCCAGATCACAGGAAGAAATGGAGATTGCCATTGTTCCCGTAGGTTATGCCGATGGACTAAACCGTCAGTTGAGCAATGGAGCCGGCCACTTGTTGGTCAAAGGACAAAAAGCTCCCATTGTGGGGAACATAAGCATGGATATGTGCGCCATTGATGTCTCAGGCCTGGATGTAAAAGAAGGGGATGAAGTCATCATCTTTGGTGCACAACTGCCTGTTACGGAAATGGCAAAGGCATTGAATACCATTCCTTACGAGGTGCTTACCTCAATATCACAGCGGGTGAAAAGGGTGTATTTTCAGGAGTAA
- a CDS encoding four helix bundle protein, whose amino-acid sequence MNGQYSKKDMDSKLKSYKDLEIYQKAFDLAVKIREKTLKLPSPDRYEVGGQIRRSSQSTKDNIVEGYGRKRYKSDFIKFLVFSHSSNLEAKSQAEFIHLAYPEEGWDSIAQELDSLGIKIHHFLCYVEKNWKT is encoded by the coding sequence GTGAATGGTCAATATTCTAAAAAGGACATGGATTCAAAGCTTAAGTCATATAAGGACCTTGAGATTTATCAGAAAGCATTTGATCTGGCAGTTAAAATCAGAGAAAAAACTTTAAAGCTTCCCAGTCCCGACCGGTATGAGGTTGGCGGGCAAATCAGGCGTTCATCTCAATCCACAAAAGACAACATTGTTGAAGGGTACGGGCGCAAAAGATATAAATCTGATTTTATTAAATTTCTTGTATTTAGTCACTCGTCCAACCTTGAAGCCAAATCACAAGCTGAGTTTATCCATTTAGCATATCCTGAAGAAGGCTGGGATTCCATTGCACAAGAACTGGATTCGCTGGGAATAAAAATTCACCATTTTTTATGCTATGTTGAAAAAAACTGGAAAACCTGA
- a CDS encoding aminodeoxychorismate/anthranilate synthase component II — protein MKILILDNYDSFTYNLFHIVEDLLSDEDILEVYRNDQINLEDVDKYNKIIISPGPGLPEEAGITCDVIKSFAGTKSILGVCLGHQAIAEIFGGRLQNLDEVLHGVSIPTKVLKPDALLFRDCPELFNTGRYHSWVPDKKTFPQCLEITAIDPSGNIMGLQHKNLDVHGVQFHPESVMTPVGRKILRNWVGK, from the coding sequence ATGAAAATCCTGATCCTCGACAATTACGACTCTTTTACCTACAACCTGTTTCACATTGTTGAGGACCTGCTTTCGGATGAGGATATCCTGGAGGTTTACCGCAACGACCAGATCAACCTGGAGGATGTGGATAAATACAACAAAATTATTATCTCACCTGGTCCAGGTCTGCCTGAGGAAGCGGGTATCACCTGTGATGTTATCAAAAGTTTTGCAGGCACAAAAAGCATTCTTGGCGTTTGCCTGGGGCATCAGGCCATTGCAGAGATATTTGGCGGCCGGTTACAAAACCTCGACGAGGTTTTGCACGGGGTATCCATCCCCACCAAAGTGCTGAAGCCTGATGCCCTGCTGTTCAGGGATTGTCCTGAGCTATTTAATACGGGGCGCTATCATTCGTGGGTGCCCGACAAAAAAACTTTCCCCCAATGCCTGGAAATCACAGCGATTGATCCCTCAGGCAATATTATGGGCCTGCAACACAAAAACCTGGATGTTCACGGGGTGCAGTTTCATCCTGAGAGTGTGATGACGCCAGTGGGGAGGAAGATTTTGAGGAATTGGGTGGGGAAATAA
- a CDS encoding RidA family protein yields MKTIINTPNAPAPIGPYNQAVMVNGTLYVSGQIGIDPAIGKVVEGDVTVQAKQVMKNLENILKAAGMDFSNVVKTSIFLSDMKDFPKVNEIYGSFFKADPPARETVQVGALPMFVDVEISCIAVK; encoded by the coding sequence ATGAAAACCATTATCAATACCCCGAATGCGCCTGCACCCATCGGCCCTTATAACCAGGCTGTAATGGTCAATGGAACGCTTTACGTTTCAGGACAGATTGGCATTGACCCCGCCATTGGTAAAGTGGTGGAGGGCGATGTGACCGTACAGGCCAAACAGGTGATGAAAAACCTGGAAAACATCCTGAAAGCTGCTGGAATGGATTTTTCCAATGTGGTAAAAACCAGCATTTTCCTCTCGGATATGAAAGACTTTCCCAAGGTCAACGAAATCTACGGAAGTTTCTTTAAAGCCGATCCCCCAGCCCGTGAGACGGTCCAGGTGGGCGCTCTCCCAATGTTTGTGGACGTGGAGATCAGCTGCATTGCCGTCAAATAA
- a CDS encoding YifB family Mg chelatase-like AAA ATPase, translating to MLVKTFGSAVHGVSATTITVEVDVGQGVNFFMVGLPDSAVKESHQRIETALKHQGLKIPGKRIVVNMAPADIRKEGSAYDLTIAIGILAASGQIAAEKVGEYVIMGELSLDGSLQPIKGALPIAIKAREENFRGFFLPEHNAREAAVVNNLDVYGVENIRQVIDFFNGDTQLEKTEVNTREEFFSKLNDYEFDFSDVKGQENIKRAFEVAAAGGHNLLMIGPPGSGKTMLAKRLPGILPPPTLKEALETTKIHSVAGRLGKNASLLSVRPFRAPHHTISDVALVGGGSFPQPGEISLAHNGVLFLDELPEFKRTVLEVLRQPLEDRVMTVSRAKFSVQYPASFMLVASMNPCPCGYYNHPEKDCVCAPGVVQKYLNRISGPLLDRIDIHVEVTPVPFKELSELQASEKSAQIRDRVIKAREIQAERYKSFDGIYCNAQINTKLLREFCQIDKAGSLLLKTAMEKLGLSARAYDRILKVSRTIADLDGKPSVLPEHLAEAIHYRSLDRETWGVS from the coding sequence ATGCTGGTCAAAACATTCGGGAGCGCTGTTCACGGGGTTAGCGCCACCACGATAACCGTTGAGGTAGACGTGGGCCAGGGGGTGAATTTTTTTATGGTGGGCCTGCCTGACAGTGCAGTCAAGGAAAGCCACCAGCGCATTGAAACGGCCCTGAAGCATCAGGGACTTAAAATCCCTGGGAAACGTATCGTGGTCAATATGGCTCCTGCCGACATTCGAAAGGAAGGCTCGGCTTATGACCTGACCATTGCCATCGGAATCCTGGCTGCCAGCGGTCAGATAGCGGCCGAAAAGGTAGGGGAATATGTCATCATGGGTGAGTTGTCGCTCGATGGAAGCCTGCAGCCTATTAAGGGTGCGCTTCCGATTGCAATAAAAGCCCGGGAGGAAAACTTCCGGGGGTTTTTCCTTCCAGAACACAATGCCCGTGAAGCAGCTGTGGTGAATAATCTGGATGTTTACGGAGTGGAGAATATCAGGCAGGTGATCGACTTTTTCAATGGGGATACCCAGCTTGAGAAAACCGAAGTCAACACCCGGGAAGAGTTCTTCTCCAAACTTAATGATTATGAATTCGATTTTTCGGATGTCAAGGGACAGGAAAACATCAAGCGGGCCTTTGAGGTAGCTGCTGCGGGCGGCCATAACCTGCTTATGATCGGTCCTCCCGGCTCAGGCAAGACCATGCTGGCCAAGCGCTTGCCAGGCATCCTTCCCCCGCCGACCCTTAAGGAGGCCCTCGAGACCACCAAGATACACAGCGTTGCAGGCCGCCTGGGAAAGAATGCCTCCCTGCTGTCCGTCAGGCCATTCCGGGCACCTCACCACACCATCTCGGACGTTGCCCTGGTAGGGGGTGGTTCTTTTCCACAACCAGGCGAGATCAGCCTGGCTCACAATGGAGTGCTGTTTCTCGATGAGTTGCCCGAGTTTAAACGCACCGTTCTGGAGGTTCTTCGCCAGCCCCTGGAAGACCGCGTGATGACGGTGAGCCGCGCCAAGTTCAGTGTCCAGTATCCTGCGAGTTTTATGCTCGTTGCGAGTATGAATCCTTGTCCCTGTGGCTATTACAATCATCCCGAGAAGGACTGCGTCTGTGCACCGGGAGTGGTCCAGAAATACCTGAATCGCATCTCCGGCCCACTGCTCGACCGAATTGACATTCATGTGGAAGTTACTCCGGTGCCTTTCAAGGAACTGAGCGAATTGCAAGCCTCCGAGAAAAGCGCCCAGATCCGCGACAGGGTGATTAAGGCCAGGGAGATTCAGGCCGAACGCTATAAATCTTTTGATGGCATTTACTGTAATGCACAGATCAACACCAAGCTCCTGCGCGAGTTTTGCCAGATCGACAAGGCTGGAAGTCTTTTATTAAAGACAGCTATGGAAAAACTGGGATTGTCAGCCAGGGCTTACGATCGTATCCTAAAGGTCTCACGAACCATTGCTGACCTGGATGGGAAGCCTTCTGTTTTGCCCGAGCACCTGGCAGAGGCCATACATTATCGCAGTCTGGACCGTGAAACCTGGGGTGTAAGTTAA
- a CDS encoding gamma-glutamylcyclotransferase family protein, with product MVLYKVFVYGSLKKRQTQKDLFGLQPPVFSKAILKDWVFIKNKEYPYIKPSEGKSVEGVVLQLSTEQLEQADRWEEVPEIYQREKVTVRTTDGSFFNVWAYTRRNAE from the coding sequence ATGGTACTCTACAAAGTATTTGTATACGGATCGCTGAAAAAGCGGCAAACCCAGAAAGATCTTTTTGGGCTGCAGCCCCCGGTATTCTCAAAGGCCATCCTGAAGGACTGGGTCTTTATTAAAAATAAGGAATACCCTTACATTAAGCCCTCAGAAGGAAAATCTGTGGAAGGCGTAGTTCTGCAGTTAAGCACTGAACAACTGGAGCAGGCAGACCGTTGGGAGGAAGTACCCGAAATTTACCAGCGGGAAAAGGTAACAGTGCGGACTACTGACGGCAGTTTTTTTAACGTATGGGCTTACACCCGCCGCAACGCAGAATAA